The Triticum aestivum cultivar Chinese Spring chromosome 3A, IWGSC CS RefSeq v2.1, whole genome shotgun sequence genome includes a region encoding these proteins:
- the LOC123059223 gene encoding uncharacterized protein produces MAAPAAEAPVLPPAKRNKADPILLHTSAALPAADWSALLPDLVRRVADSLLATNDLDCYMDFRAVCSGWRAATDDPRSDPSDPRFRPHRWVILDDGADPRFLPYRLVFLNDGADLLLLNAATGRFLRKRTPLRRRYSVVATTPGGLFVLADRNNSRAACVFNPLTGVLIRFAAPVPTEEVAVATVVFGRGSSPTLNLFCDSSLNLYMAAPVSESFNKHNISTYYFLRKAVRGGWGLCYPWRYFVMCKIFDLIESLHVDLIKFFSQDLPGPGTPTTTAGVSLSNWVAKCWSS; encoded by the coding sequence ATGGCGGCCCCCGCTGCTGAAGCCCCTGTTCTTCCGCCCGCCAAAAGGAACAAGGCGGATCCGATTCTTCTGCATACCTCAGCGGCCCTTCCGGCCGCAGATTGGTCCGCCCTCCTGCCCGATCTCGTCCGCCGCGTCGCTGACTCCCTGCTCGCCACCAACGACCTCGACTGCTACATGGACTTCCGCGCCGTCTGCTCCGGCTGGCGCGCCGCCACCGACGACCCCAGGAGCGACCCCTCCGACCCCCGCTTCCGCCCGCACCGGTGGGTCATCCTCGACGACGGCGCCGACCCCCGCTTCCTCCCGTACCGGTTGGTGTTCCTGAACGACGGCGCCGACCTGCTCCTGCTGAACGCCGCCACGGGGCGCTTCCTCCGCAAGAGGACCCCGCTGCGCCGCCGCTACTCCGTCGTCGCCACCACTCCCGGCGGCCTCTTCGTCCTGGCCGACCGGAACAATTCTCGAGCCGCCTGCGTCTTCAATCCTCTCACCGGCGTCCTGATCCGGTTCGCGGCACCCGTGCCCACCGAGGAGGTCGCCGTTGCCACTGTCGTCTTCGGTCGCGGCTCTTCGCCCACGCTCAACTTGTTCTGCGACTCTTCTCTGAACCTTTACATGGCTGCTCCTGTCAGTGAAAGTTTCAACAAACATAACATTTCCACTTATTATTTCTTACGGAAGGCGGTCAGAGGCGGGTGGGGATTATGTTATCCATGGAGGTATTTTGTTATGTGCAAGATCTTCGATCTGATCGAGTCGCTTCATGTCGATCTGATCAAGTTCTTCTCTCAGGATCTTCCTGGGCCGGGCACACCAACGACCACAGCCGGTGTTTCCTTGTCGAATTGGGTGGCCAAGTGCTGGTCGTCATGA